The proteins below come from a single Aegilops tauschii subsp. strangulata cultivar AL8/78 chromosome 6, Aet v6.0, whole genome shotgun sequence genomic window:
- the LOC109765289 gene encoding S-(+)-linalool synthase, chloroplastic-like — protein sequence MLSMVDHLKRLCIDHYFQDEIDNTMDSSVDLLHSDDLLDATLSLRLMREVGYYVSADDVLQKFTNDNGDFNLRHSKDLRGLLSLHDMSHLNMGEASLYKAKEFSSKHMKFALKYLEPNLARYVMKSLDHPYHVSLRQYKARHHLSYLQNLPTRYTAIEKLALAEFHMKKLQHQSEMQEVKRWWVDLGLSQEIPAARDQVLKWYMWSKTILEGFSFSRYRVEATKVISMVYIVDDIFDLVATQEELSLSLMRRSKCEH from the exons ATGTTGAGCATGGTTGATCACCTCAAACGCCTCTGCATTGACCACTATTTCCAGGATGAAATCGATAACACAATGGACTCGTCAGTGGATCTCCTCCATAGTGACGATCTACTTGACGCAACCCTTTCCTTAAGGCTGATGAGAGAAGTTGGATATTATGTTTCGGCAG ACGATGTTCTTCAGAAGTTCACAAACGATAATGGTGATTTCAACCTTAGGCATAGCAAAGACCTTAGAGGGTTGCTGAGCTTGCATGACATGTCACACCTCAACATGGGAGAAGCTTCACTCTACAAGGCAAAGGAATTCTCGAGCAAGCACATGAAATTTGCACTTAAGTATTTGGAACCAAACCTTGCGAGATATGTGATGAAGTCACTAGACCATCCCTACCATGTGAGCCTGAGGCAATACAAGGCTAGGCATCATTTGAGTTACCTCCAGAACTTGCCTACTAGGTACACTGCAATTGAGAAGCTGGCACTTGCAGAATTTCACATGAAGAAGTTGCAACATCAGAGTGAAATGCAAGAGGTTAAGAG ATGGTGGGTGGATTTGGGATTGTCTCAAGAAATTCCAGCTGCAAGGGACCAAGTTCTGAAATGGTACATGTGGTCCAAGACTATCCTCGAGGGTTTCTCCTTCTCAAGATATCGGGTTGAGGCCACAAAGGTTATCTCAATGGTCTACATTGTGGACGACATCTTTGATCTTGTCGCCACACAAGAGGAGCTCTCTCTCTCTTTAATGAGGCGATCGAAATGTGAGCATTGA